Proteins co-encoded in one Metabacillus sp. KUDC1714 genomic window:
- a CDS encoding TetR/AcrR family transcriptional regulator, producing MDGFQRRREQKKRNILEAALTLFMEYGIQKVSISEIAKKANVSQVTIYNYFESKHQLIHDVFIYYIEKSYTHFEKIVIADIPFPEKIKQFIFSKKETAKQIHEELYQHLMKEYAQEGNYIESLYAQKVIPLFTHLLNEGKEQGFVDPNLSNEAILFYVKMMSDYIQREEVYQSILPMTEDITNILFYGIVGKKD from the coding sequence ATGGACGGCTTCCAAAGGCGTAGAGAACAAAAGAAACGGAATATCCTAGAGGCGGCATTAACTTTATTTATGGAGTATGGAATTCAAAAGGTTTCGATTTCAGAAATAGCGAAAAAAGCAAATGTCTCGCAAGTAACAATCTATAATTATTTTGAAAGTAAGCATCAGTTAATTCATGATGTGTTCATTTATTATATTGAAAAATCATACACTCATTTTGAAAAAATTGTTATTGCTGACATACCTTTTCCAGAAAAGATAAAACAGTTTATTTTTTCGAAAAAAGAAACAGCCAAACAAATTCATGAAGAGCTTTATCAGCATTTGATGAAGGAATATGCACAGGAAGGTAATTATATCGAAAGTTTATATGCCCAAAAGGTCATACCTCTCTTTACTCACCTATTAAATGAAGGAAAGGAACAGGGGTTTGTTGATCCAAATTTATCAAATGAAGCAATATTATTTTATGTAAAGATGATGAGTGATTATATCCAAAGAGAAGAGGTCTATCAGAGCATATTACCGATGACGGAGGATATTACGAATATTTTATTTTATGGGATTGTTGGTAAAAAGGACTAA